From Pan troglodytes isolate AG18354 chromosome 9, NHGRI_mPanTro3-v2.0_pri, whole genome shotgun sequence, the proteins below share one genomic window:
- the OR9G4 gene encoding olfactory receptor 9G4, whose protein sequence is MEVGNRTILTEFILLGFSADSQWQRILFGVFLMLYLITLSGNMTLVILIRTDSHLHTPMYFFIGNLSFLDFWYTSVYTPKILASCVSEDKRISLAGCGAQLFFSCVVAYTECYLLAAMAYDRHAAICNPLLYSGTMSTALCTGLVAGSYIGGFLNAIAHTANTFRLHFCGKNIIDHFFCDAPPLVKMSCTDTRVYEKVLLGVVGFTVFSSILAILISYVNILLAILRIHSASGRLKAFSTCASHLISVMLFYGSLLFMYSRPSSTYSLERDKVAALFYTVINPLLNPLIYSLRNKDIKEAFRKATQTIQPQT, encoded by the coding sequence ATGGAAGTGGGAAATCGCACCATCCTGACTGAATTCATCTTGTTGGGTTTCTCAGCAGACTCTCAGTGGCAGCGGATTCTATTTGGAGTGTTTCTGATGCTCTATTTGATAACCTTGTCAGGAAACATGACCTTGGTTATCTTAATCCGAACTGATTCCCACTTGCATACACCTATGTACTTTTTCATTGGCAATCTGTCTTTTTTGGATTTCTGGTATACCTCTGTGTATACCCCCAAAATCCTGGCCAGTTGTGTCTCAGAAGATAAGCGCATTTCCTTGGCTGGATGTGGGGCTCAgctgtttttttcctgtgttgTAGCCTACACTGAATGCTATCTCCTGGCAGCCATGGCATATGACCGCCATGCAGCAATTTGTAACCCATTGCTTTATTCAGGTACCATGTCCACCGCCCTCTGTACTGGGCTTGTTGCTGGCTCCTACATAGGAGGATTTTTGAATGCCATAGCCCATACTGCCAATACATTCCGCCTGCATTTTTGTGGTAAAAATATCATTGACCACTTTTTCTGTGATGCACCACCATTGGTAAAAATGTCCTGTACAGACACCAGGGTCTACGAAAAAGTCCTGCTTGGTGTGGTGGGCTTCACAGTCTTCTCCAGCATTCTTGCTATCCTGATTTCCTATGTCAACATCCTCCTGGCTATCCTGAGAATCCACTCAGCTTCAGGAAGACTCAAGGCATTCTCCACCTGTGCTTCCCACCTCATCTCAGTCATGCTCTTCTATGGATCATTGTTGTTTATGTATTCAAGGCCTAGTTCCACCTACTCCCTAGAGAGGGACAAAGTAGCTGCTCTGTTCTACACTGTGATCAACCCACTGCTCAACCCTCTCATCTATAGCCTGAGAAACAAAGATATCAAAGAGGCCTTCAGGAAAGCAACACAGACTATACAACCACAAACATGA